A section of the Epinephelus moara isolate mb chromosome 3, YSFRI_EMoa_1.0, whole genome shotgun sequence genome encodes:
- the LOC126387612 gene encoding olfactory receptor 52Z1P-like, with product MKNFSEVTTIHLSDYYGMEGLKPLYFCAFLIIYITIVAENIVLIGVVYCEKILHEPMYFLLCNLAVNGLYGGTALLPAVLSNLLSHSYVISLPFCQTQIYAVHTYAITEFTILAAMSYDRYVAICYPLLYHTIMSQRVVKLIVFTWLYPMLAFIIVYIFTLRLRFCERTIEKVYCMNYSLVKLACTDTSVVNIVGLLSVVLYALPQLVMIFYSYAHILRICVLSFNKSKLKALRTCTPHLLAVTNYSIGCFLEIAQSRFNIKHLPYQSKLFLSVYFLIFPPLLNPAIYGLSIQVVRDRLFRLFSRKSRQVTNNVAKRAAGTMHSKCVLHGAVRTDGNT from the coding sequence ATGAAAAATTTCTCTGAGGTGACAACTATTCATCTGTCTGATTACTATGGAATGGAGGGCCTGAAGCCACTGTACTTCTGCGCCTTCCTGATTATCTACATAACCATTGTTGCTGAAAATATAGTGTTAATTGGAGTAGTTTACTGTGAAAAAATCCTGCATGAGCCAATGTATTTTTTGCTGTGTAACTTGGCTGTGAATGGACTGTATGGAGGCACTGCCCTACTGCCAGCAGTACTTAGCAACTTGCTGTCACACTCGTATGTAATATCTCTTCCCTTTTGTCAGACGCAGATCTATGCTGTTCACACGTATGCTATCACTGAATTCACCATTTTAGCAGCTATGAGTTATGACAGGTATGTGGCCATTTGTTATCCGCTGCTTTATCATACAATCATGTCACAGAGAGTTGTTAAACTTATTGTTTTCACATGGTTGTACCCCATGCTGGCATTTATCATTGTTTACATTTTCACTCTTCGGCTGCGGTTCTGTGAGAGAACCATAGAAAAGGTGTACTGTATGAATTACTCACTTGTGAAACTTGCCTGTACAGATACATCTGTTGTTAACATTGTTGGCCTACTATCTGTGGTTCTGTATGCACTGCCACAGCTTGTCATGATCTTTTATTCATATGCACACATCCTGAGGATATGTGTGTTATCATTCAACAAATCCAAGCTCAAGGCCCTCCGGACTTGCACCCCCCACCTGCTCGCCGTAACTAACTACTCTATTGGGTGCTTTTTAGAAATAGCACAAAGTCGATTCAATATTAAGCACCTGCCTTACCAAAGCAAGTTGTTTTTATCCGTGTACTTCCTGATATTCCCACCCCTTCTTAATCCAGCAATCTACGGATTGAGTATTCAAGTCGTGAGAGATCGACTGTTTAGGCTTTTCAGCAGAAAAAGCAGGCAAGTAACAAATAATGTAGCCAAGAGGGCTGCTGGTACCATGCATTCAAAGTGTGTCCTGCATGGTGCTGTGAGGACTGATGGAAACACATGA
- the LOC126387615 gene encoding olfactory receptor 52D1-like gives MNTTVLTFTMTAFAAVENYKHGLFAVFLLLYCITIILNSLLITVVHQNKELHQPMNVFICMLSINEMYGSTALLPAVMAVLISKTHEISVKWCKAQIYFLHTYASAEFFILAVMGYDRYAAICYPLCYHSIMSNSKTGKLVALAGIYPLVVFGCFYTLTLQLSFCGKVIPKLYCVNMELVKNSCSNASHISIVGLVLILFLVVPQLVMIVFSYAQISRECRKLSRASQSSALKKCIPHLLSLLNYTIGSFFEIIQTRFKMSHVSIEARILLSLYFVVIPPVVNPVMYGLGTQIVRVHILKLFVKYKILPTNLLKIMTAA, from the coding sequence ATGAACACAACAGTGCTAACATTCACAATGACTGCGTTCGCTGCCGTGGAAAACTACAAACACGGGCTGTTTGCTGTATTCCTTCTGCTGTATTGCATTACTATCATTTTGAATTCACTGCTCATTACTGTCGTACACCAAAACAAAGAGTTGCATCAACCTATGAATGTGTTCATCTGCATGTTATCCATCAATGAAATGTATGGCAGCACTGCACTGCTTCCTGCAGTTATGGCTGTGCTCATATCCAAGACTCATGAGATATCTGTGAAGTGGTGTAAGGCTCAAATCTATTTCCTTCACACATATGCCAGTGCtgagttttttattttagctgtTATGGGATACGACAGATATGCTGCCATCTGCTACCCGCTGTGTTACCACAGCATCATGTCTAATTCAAAGACAGGCAAGCTTGTTGCATTAGCAGGTATATACCCACTCGTTGTGTTTGGATGTTTTTACACACTAACCTTACAGCTGAGCTTCTGCGGGAAAGTCATACCGAAATTATACTGTGTGAACATGGAACTGGTCAAAAATTCATGTTCAAATGCATCGCACATAAGTATTGTGGGACTTGTGTTAATTCTGTTTTTGGTTGTGCCTCAGTTAGTGATGATTGTTTTCTCTTATGCACAGATTTCAAGAGAGTGTAGGAAATTATCAAGAGCGTCCCAAAGCAGCGCTCTGAAAAAATGTATCCCACATTTATTATCTTTGCTGAACTACACTATCGGTTCCTTTTTTGAAATTATCCAAACTAGATTTAAGATGAGTCATGTTTCTATTGAGGCACGGATCCTCCTGTCTTTATACTTTGTCGTCATTCCACCTGTTGTCAACCCAGTGATGTATGGACTCGGTACACAAATAGTTAGGGTTCATATACTGAAACTGTTTGTTAAGTACAAGATCCTGCCAACAAATTTACTAAAAATAATGACTGCAGCTTAA